One cyanobiont of Ornithocercus magnificus DNA segment encodes these proteins:
- a CDS encoding chlorophyll a/b binding light-harvesting protein translates to MQSYGNPSVSYDWWAGNSGVARRSGLFIAAHAAHAGLIMFWAGAFTLFEIAHYDLSVPMGHQGLILIPHLASLGIGLSDAGAEINFEPYVAVAAFHLVSSAVLGAAGAWHILRAPKDLADAEGRAKKFDFKWDDPKQLTLILGHHLIFLGLGVIAFVEWAKRHGIYDTAIGAVRKVEPNIDLGMVWGYQTHFLSINSLEDVMGGHAVLSFILTIGGVWHIISSPFGPFKKILIYNGESILSYSLAGIALMGFVTSIWCAQNTTIYPVEFYGEGLKLNFGVSPYFSDTVALSAGQYTARAWLSNTHFYLAFFFLQGHFWHALRGMGFDFKNVTRALESMDTAKVN, encoded by the coding sequence ATGCAGTCTTACGGAAACCCCTCAGTCAGCTACGACTGGTGGGCAGGTAATTCTGGGGTTGCTAGGCGCTCTGGTCTATTTATCGCTGCTCACGCAGCCCACGCTGGCTTAATAATGTTTTGGGCAGGAGCATTTACACTCTTTGAAATTGCTCATTATGATCTGTCTGTCCCAATGGGCCATCAAGGCCTAATCCTGATTCCCCACCTTGCCTCACTAGGTATAGGCCTTAGTGATGCAGGTGCAGAAATTAATTTTGAGCCTTATGTAGCTGTAGCTGCCTTCCATCTAGTTTCTTCTGCTGTGTTAGGCGCTGCTGGTGCCTGGCATATTCTCAGGGCACCGAAAGACTTAGCAGATGCCGAAGGCAGAGCCAAGAAATTTGACTTCAAATGGGATGATCCTAAGCAGCTAACCCTTATCCTTGGACATCATCTGATCTTCCTTGGCCTAGGTGTTATTGCATTTGTCGAGTGGGCGAAGCGTCATGGAATTTACGACACAGCTATAGGAGCTGTACGGAAGGTTGAACCTAATATAGACTTAGGTATGGTTTGGGGCTACCAAACTCACTTCCTAAGCATCAACAGCCTTGAGGATGTGATGGGTGGTCATGCTGTATTATCATTTATACTGACAATCGGGGGTGTGTGGCATATCATTTCCTCGCCTTTCGGACCATTCAAAAAGATACTCATTTACAATGGTGAATCTATCCTTTCATACTCGTTAGCAGGAATTGCTTTAATGGGTTTTGTGACGAGCATCTGGTGCGCCCAGAATACGACAATCTATCCAGTTGAATTCTATGGTGAAGGGCTAAAACTGAATTTCGGAGTCTCTCCTTACTTCAGTGATACTGTGGCTCTATCAGCTGGACAATATACAGCACGAGCCTGGTTATCCAATACTCACTTCTACTTAGCCTTCTTCTTCCTGCAAGGCCATTTCTGGCATGCTCTCCGCGGAATGGGATTTGATTTTAAGAACGTCACTAGAGCACTCGAGTCAATGGATACTGCAAAAGTTAACTGA
- a CDS encoding redox-regulated ATPase YchF, whose protein sequence is MLKAGIIGLPNVGKSTLFNVLVASAQAQAANFPFCTIEPNVGTVSVPDERLGKLTVLSHSRETIPARIEFVDIAGLVKGASQGEGLGNRFLATIREVDAIVHVVRCFKDDDIIHVAGSVNSIRDVDIINLELSLADLTQVEKRRDRIRKQLHSSKEAQTEDIVLAKVQQALERGEPARMVEMTDEEKRVVRPLGLLTAKPIIYALNLSEGDLVAGNEHSREIKVLAEHEGTEIMHISAQVEAELMELGELEQANYLADLGVHEGGLQNLIRSTYKLLGLRTYFTTGEKETRAWTFQAGMKAPQAASIIHTDFERGFIRAQAISWQQLLEAGSLSEARKRGWLRSEGKDYVVQEGDVIEFLFNV, encoded by the coding sequence ATGCTTAAAGCTGGAATCATTGGGCTGCCCAATGTAGGGAAGTCCACTCTCTTCAACGTACTGGTGGCCAGTGCACAAGCACAGGCTGCTAACTTCCCTTTCTGCACAATCGAGCCGAATGTGGGAACAGTTTCTGTGCCTGACGAGCGTCTAGGCAAGCTGACAGTCCTCAGTCATAGTCGAGAGACAATACCGGCTCGTATAGAATTTGTAGACATTGCTGGATTAGTTAAAGGGGCAAGTCAAGGTGAAGGATTAGGCAACAGATTTCTAGCTACTATACGAGAGGTAGACGCCATTGTTCATGTGGTGCGCTGTTTCAAAGATGATGATATAATTCATGTAGCTGGTTCCGTTAACTCAATTCGTGACGTAGATATTATTAACCTTGAGCTTAGTCTAGCGGATCTCACTCAAGTGGAGAAGCGTCGAGATAGAATCAGAAAACAATTGCACAGCAGTAAGGAAGCTCAGACTGAGGATATAGTACTCGCGAAAGTTCAACAGGCACTTGAGCGAGGGGAACCAGCAAGGATGGTCGAGATGACAGATGAAGAAAAGAGAGTTGTTAGGCCTCTGGGACTTTTAACTGCAAAGCCCATTATTTATGCTCTCAATCTTAGTGAAGGTGACCTCGTAGCAGGCAACGAACACTCTCGAGAGATTAAAGTCCTAGCAGAGCATGAGGGTACTGAGATTATGCACATTTCAGCTCAAGTTGAGGCAGAATTAATGGAGTTAGGGGAGCTTGAGCAGGCTAACTACTTGGCTGACCTTGGAGTTCATGAAGGTGGACTGCAAAACCTGATCCGTAGCACCTACAAGTTGCTTGGCTTACGTACATACTTTACAACTGGTGAGAAAGAAACTCGTGCATGGACTTTCCAAGCTGGCATGAAAGCACCACAAGCAGCTAGCATCATACACACAGATTTTGAGCGGGGTTTCATCCGAGCACAGGCAATTAGCTGGCAACAGCTTCTTGAAGCAGGCTCACTAAGCGAAGCACGAAAAAGAGGATGGCTACGCAGCGAGGGAAAAGATTACGTAGTTCAAGAAGGAGATGTTATAGAGTTCCTCTTCAATGTGTAA
- a CDS encoding homoserine dehydrogenase, which translates to MGTKIGVGLLGLGTVGAGVVKILRSPQGRHPLVQELELARVAVRDLGRPRPVTIPLDQLTTDPKAVVDDPAVQVVVEVIGGIEPARSLIMRAVAAGKSVVTANKAVIARHGEEITAAAATAGVYVLTEAAVGGGIPIIEPLKQFLGANRIQRVSGIINATTNYILSRMAQDEIAYDAVLEEAQAYGYAELDPSADVNGLDAADKIAILAGLAFGGSIDRASVSTVGISNLQRCDVDYAGRLGYNIKLLSTAERTAQEPNLNMKISQPLAVYVCPTLIPKNHLLADVNGVNNAILVEGEPIGQLMFHGPGAGAGPTASAIVGDILNIASICRLHNNRLSYLPTVSNWQNCHLVQQEKIQQRNYIRIQTHHNHDVAERVSNILNNQGVPIQSVTRFDTANSNDGDTEIIIISHKVSRQQISTALRSIKALREVTCLAAHLNCL; encoded by the coding sequence ATGGGTACAAAGATTGGCGTGGGTCTCTTGGGGCTGGGTACGGTAGGTGCTGGCGTTGTGAAGATCCTTCGGTCTCCGCAGGGACGTCACCCACTTGTCCAAGAGCTAGAACTGGCTCGAGTCGCAGTCCGCGATCTAGGTCGGCCTCGTCCGGTTACTATTCCCCTTGATCAGCTCACCACTGACCCAAAAGCAGTAGTAGATGATCCTGCCGTTCAAGTTGTTGTCGAGGTGATTGGTGGTATCGAGCCAGCCCGTAGCTTAATCATGCGTGCTGTAGCCGCTGGTAAGTCAGTTGTCACAGCTAATAAAGCGGTTATTGCGCGACATGGAGAAGAAATTACTGCTGCAGCTGCCACAGCAGGGGTCTATGTATTAACTGAAGCAGCTGTAGGCGGCGGAATCCCGATTATTGAACCCTTGAAACAATTTCTTGGTGCTAACCGTATCCAGCGTGTCAGCGGAATCATCAATGCCACCACTAATTACATTCTCAGCCGTATGGCCCAGGATGAGATTGCCTACGATGCTGTTTTAGAAGAAGCTCAGGCATATGGTTATGCTGAGCTCGACCCCTCTGCTGATGTTAATGGCTTAGACGCAGCTGACAAAATCGCAATTCTTGCTGGGTTAGCCTTTGGAGGATCTATTGACCGTGCTTCAGTCTCTACAGTTGGTATCTCTAACCTCCAAAGATGCGATGTTGATTACGCTGGGCGTCTTGGTTATAACATTAAACTTCTTAGTACTGCAGAGCGGACCGCACAGGAACCTAACCTCAACATGAAAATTTCTCAGCCTTTAGCAGTTTATGTATGTCCTACACTTATCCCCAAGAATCATTTACTTGCAGATGTTAATGGAGTTAATAATGCTATTCTTGTTGAAGGTGAACCCATCGGCCAGTTAATGTTTCATGGCCCTGGAGCTGGCGCAGGCCCGACAGCTTCCGCTATAGTTGGAGATATACTGAACATAGCTTCTATTTGCCGGCTTCACAACAACAGACTAAGCTATTTGCCCACAGTTAGTAACTGGCAGAACTGCCATCTCGTGCAACAGGAAAAGATACAGCAGCGGAACTATATAAGGATTCAGACACATCACAACCATGATGTTGCTGAGAGAGTAAGCAATATACTTAACAATCAAGGAGTGCCAATCCAGTCAGTTACACGGTTTGATACTGCGAATAGTAATGATGGAGATACTGAGATCATCATCATTAGCCACAAAGTCAGTCGGCAACAGATAAGCACTGCACTTAGGTCAATCAAAGCTCTACGCGAGGTAACTTGCCTCGCAGCGCACCTAAACTGCCTTTAG
- a CDS encoding cysteine desulfuration protein SufE has protein sequence MAESRNGDSQYGSDALDRIVARLQRAENPRRRYEYVLWLSKKLPPLTSKTRSTAVKVKGCVSQVLVGGQLCGGHMCWQGDSDALITKGLLALLIEGLEGLTSDEVQAVDPSFITDTGLNTSLTPSRANGFLNIFRTMQNIAAQQAEFTS, from the coding sequence ATGGCCGAGTCCCGAAATGGAGACTCTCAATACGGCAGTGATGCACTCGACCGGATAGTCGCCCGGCTACAGCGGGCGGAAAATCCGCGCCGGCGCTATGAGTATGTACTTTGGCTATCTAAAAAGCTGCCGCCTCTAACAAGCAAGACACGTAGCACAGCTGTAAAGGTAAAGGGATGTGTCTCCCAAGTTTTGGTGGGAGGTCAGCTCTGTGGCGGCCACATGTGCTGGCAAGGTGATTCCGACGCACTTATTACTAAAGGATTGCTCGCTTTGCTAATTGAAGGCTTAGAGGGCCTTACCTCTGACGAGGTTCAGGCAGTTGATCCCTCGTTTATTACTGACACTGGCCTCAATACTAGTTTAACACCTTCACGAGCTAACGGATTTCTCAACATTTTCCGCACAATGCAAAATATAGCAGCGCAACAGGCCGAGTTCACTTCATAG
- a CDS encoding 5-formyltetrahydrofolate cyclo-ligase: protein MQVHHYLRGCIANGLQGWVGIYWPLPGEADLRPLCQISQLHLALPGATPNHILRYHPWVRKNKESSLKADFCGIPAPLSQPCLKPEQISLVLVPAIALDQHAIRLGYGGGYYDRLRSTPRWSKVFALAVLPQACLTSVLLPADSWDLPFNGWITERGTTLINWH, encoded by the coding sequence ATGCAGGTTCACCATTATCTTAGGGGGTGTATTGCTAATGGATTGCAAGGATGGGTAGGCATTTACTGGCCGTTGCCAGGCGAGGCAGACCTGCGCCCGCTGTGCCAAATTTCCCAGTTGCACCTAGCTTTGCCAGGAGCAACACCAAATCACATTCTACGCTATCATCCATGGGTACGAAAGAATAAGGAGTCATCATTAAAGGCCGACTTTTGTGGTATCCCTGCCCCTCTATCACAACCTTGTCTGAAACCTGAACAGATCTCTCTAGTCCTGGTCCCAGCAATAGCTTTAGACCAGCATGCAATCCGACTTGGCTATGGTGGTGGCTACTACGATAGATTGCGCAGTACTCCGCGCTGGAGTAAAGTCTTTGCCCTAGCGGTACTACCTCAAGCATGTCTGACAAGTGTTCTTCTACCAGCAGATTCTTGGGATCTTCCATTTAATGGCTGGATTACTGAGAGAGGAACTACACTGATCAACTGGCACTGA
- a CDS encoding porin, whose amino-acid sequence MKLLQRLSLVPAILSLVAPIAQASELNVPEVSKRAATSEQVTSVFQFSDIYPTDWAYQALSSLVEQYGCVAGYPNRAFRGNRAMTRFEAAALLNACLNRVGEVTDGVRRLTKEFEAELAVLGGRADGLEARIGELEATRFSTTTKLRGKTDFFIGGVGYEDRGKCNRQGGACTDDSISFSYRYTLNMDTSFTGKDMLYVRLRAGNMNNIWTQNDSYLSDAKSGDNSLKVDKIWYHFSPIRSSIGEFKFTVGGLVENYYMLETPTRYKPILKAFKLGGYGTVMGASTGQGIGLQWRQNSSRGKSGFNAATTYVADGGDGAKSAFKEGMLGENTDMIWLNQAGYSSRRWGVFALYGLKKADIDRKTGRVDVKAAMGYSTPAAKKLGRSLSVIGLRSYWSPKRNGLIPQISTGIDFGIAGTSRSSQAERTFGWMAGLNWRNAFLEGNNLAIGLGSYSSYATKIKGASSNKESNFAIEAYYDFQITDNIKITPAVFWISNAEGNAQVDGANKVGVLAKASFRF is encoded by the coding sequence ATGAAACTTCTGCAGCGACTGTCTCTCGTACCCGCTATTTTAAGCTTAGTGGCTCCTATAGCACAGGCTAGTGAACTAAATGTACCTGAAGTCTCTAAACGCGCCGCAACCAGCGAGCAAGTTACAAGCGTCTTCCAATTTTCCGACATTTACCCGACCGACTGGGCCTACCAGGCTCTGAGCAGCCTGGTCGAGCAATATGGTTGTGTTGCTGGTTACCCCAATAGGGCATTCCGAGGCAACCGAGCTATGACTCGCTTTGAGGCTGCCGCCCTGCTAAATGCATGCCTTAACCGCGTTGGTGAAGTTACTGATGGGGTCAGGCGCTTAACCAAAGAGTTTGAGGCTGAATTGGCTGTCCTAGGTGGTCGCGCTGATGGTCTCGAGGCCCGCATCGGTGAATTGGAAGCAACTCGGTTCTCTACCACTACCAAGCTGAGAGGTAAGACCGATTTCTTTATAGGTGGTGTTGGCTACGAAGACCGCGGCAAGTGTAATAGGCAAGGTGGTGCTTGCACTGATGATAGCATCAGCTTCTCTTATAGGTATACCCTCAATATGGATACTTCATTTACTGGTAAGGATATGCTCTATGTCCGTCTTCGGGCAGGTAATATGAATAACATTTGGACGCAAAATGATTCCTACTTGTCTGATGCCAAGAGTGGTGATAATAGCCTGAAGGTAGATAAGATCTGGTATCATTTTTCCCCCATTAGAAGCTCGATCGGTGAGTTCAAGTTCACTGTAGGTGGCCTAGTGGAAAACTACTATATGCTAGAAACTCCAACCCGTTACAAACCTATTCTCAAGGCATTCAAACTGGGTGGCTATGGCACTGTAATGGGTGCTAGTACTGGACAAGGTATAGGTTTGCAGTGGCGTCAGAATTCTAGCCGTGGTAAGTCTGGATTTAACGCTGCTACTACCTACGTAGCAGATGGTGGAGATGGTGCTAAGTCTGCATTTAAAGAAGGTATGCTTGGTGAAAACACAGATATGATCTGGCTGAACCAAGCTGGCTATAGCAGCCGTCGGTGGGGCGTTTTTGCGTTGTATGGCCTTAAGAAAGCAGATATAGACAGGAAGACTGGCAGAGTTGATGTGAAAGCTGCTATGGGTTATTCCACACCTGCAGCCAAAAAACTTGGTCGTTCTCTAAGTGTTATTGGTTTACGTAGTTACTGGAGTCCCAAGAGAAATGGTTTAATCCCCCAGATCAGTACTGGTATCGATTTTGGCATTGCAGGTACTAGTCGCAGTAGCCAGGCTGAGAGAACTTTTGGTTGGATGGCAGGCTTAAACTGGAGAAATGCTTTCTTGGAAGGTAACAATTTAGCTATTGGTCTCGGTTCATACTCTAGCTATGCAACTAAGATCAAAGGCGCCAGCTCAAACAAAGAATCTAATTTCGCTATAGAAGCCTACTACGACTTCCAAATTACTGATAATATTAAGATTACTCCTGCAGTATTTTGGATCAGCAATGCTGAGGGCAATGCTCAGGTAGATGGCGCTAACAAAGTAGGTGTTCTTGCAAAGGCTTCATTTAGATTCTGA
- a CDS encoding efflux RND transporter periplasmic adaptor subunit has translation MVGAYTPDTLHGGSKLVMGSTKHPAASVRVGAQQFNRLSRYSRRHRRIIFGLIGLLLAGAATIWRLELGQSSRDLRPYTVTAKLGSLQGLVTASGELEAVRRVNVSPKRQGVLEELYVTQGERVEKNEPIALMAMGDFNDQLDELKALESRDRTDYEAKKASFERRRSLYRQGAISAEEFSDYRRRFLSSQAVLNASRARVKQGLVKGRELIVRAPFAGVITQRYAEPGAFVTPTTTASASAGATSSSIVELSEGLEVAVKVPESDISRIRLGQLATVRVDAFPDQSFPAKVREISPRAEKRNNVISFEVELDLVNPPSKLLIGMTTDVDFETGPAASAVLVPTVAVVTERGKPGVLVVANKDQPRFQPVELGNSSGKETAIVEGLTVGTQVFVDLPPWAPKR, from the coding sequence ATGGTCGGAGCATACACGCCCGATACCTTACATGGGGGGTCTAAGCTGGTTATGGGCAGCACTAAACACCCAGCGGCATCGGTGAGAGTTGGAGCCCAACAGTTCAATCGACTGAGTAGGTATAGCCGCCGTCATCGACGAATTATCTTTGGACTTATTGGCCTACTCCTAGCAGGTGCAGCTACCATCTGGCGACTTGAATTAGGCCAGTCTAGTCGAGATCTAAGGCCATATACCGTAACTGCCAAGCTTGGCTCGCTTCAGGGACTGGTAACAGCAAGTGGCGAGCTAGAAGCTGTTAGGAGGGTTAATGTCAGTCCCAAGCGTCAGGGAGTACTCGAAGAGCTCTACGTGACTCAAGGAGAGAGAGTAGAGAAGAATGAGCCAATTGCTCTGATGGCCATGGGTGACTTCAATGATCAGCTGGATGAGCTAAAGGCGCTTGAAAGTCGAGATCGTACAGATTATGAGGCAAAGAAGGCTAGTTTCGAACGTCGTCGTAGTCTCTATAGGCAAGGGGCAATCAGTGCAGAAGAGTTCAGTGATTACCGTAGACGCTTTCTCAGCAGTCAAGCGGTGCTTAATGCCTCGCGTGCGCGAGTAAAGCAAGGCTTGGTTAAAGGACGTGAGCTGATCGTGCGTGCCCCATTTGCTGGGGTCATCACACAGCGTTATGCTGAACCTGGCGCCTTTGTAACTCCTACCACTACTGCGTCTGCTAGTGCGGGTGCTACCAGCTCATCAATAGTCGAGCTGTCCGAAGGCTTAGAAGTAGCAGTCAAAGTTCCAGAGAGCGACATTAGTCGTATTCGACTAGGACAATTAGCTACCGTGCGAGTAGATGCATTCCCCGACCAGAGCTTCCCCGCTAAAGTGCGGGAGATCTCACCACGGGCCGAGAAAAGAAACAACGTCATCTCGTTTGAGGTAGAGCTTGATCTAGTCAATCCACCCTCAAAACTACTCATTGGAATGACTACCGATGTAGATTTTGAGACTGGACCTGCAGCCTCAGCTGTCTTAGTACCGACAGTAGCAGTCGTTACTGAAAGGGGTAAGCCCGGTGTCTTAGTTGTAGCAAATAAGGATCAGCCCCGCTTTCAGCCTGTTGAGCTGGGCAACAGCAGTGGCAAGGAAACAGCCATTGTCGAAGGGCTTACAGTTGGCACCCAAGTTTTTGTTGACTTGCCACCCTGGGCACCTAAACGCTGA
- a CDS encoding Holliday junction resolvase has translation MRILGIDPGLARVGYGIIGLVKGQRQMLDCGIICTDPGRNEGQRMVEIATDLRRLIRRWQPDLAAVEKFFFYRSSTTIGVVQARGVVMMTLARFCVPALEFPPMQVKLALVGSGHAEKDAVLSAVMQELQLEEPPRPDDTADALAVALTGWLYSGSIS, from the coding sequence TTGCGAATACTTGGCATTGATCCTGGGCTTGCCAGGGTGGGCTACGGCATAATTGGTCTGGTCAAGGGGCAGCGACAAATGCTGGACTGCGGCATTATTTGTACTGATCCTGGTCGGAATGAGGGCCAGCGTATGGTAGAGATTGCAACTGATCTGCGTAGGCTGATCCGCAGATGGCAGCCAGACCTGGCAGCGGTCGAGAAATTTTTCTTCTACCGCTCAAGTACAACAATTGGTGTAGTACAAGCTCGTGGCGTAGTTATGATGACCTTGGCACGTTTTTGTGTGCCTGCATTGGAATTTCCTCCAATGCAGGTCAAGCTAGCGCTCGTTGGTTCAGGCCATGCGGAAAAGGATGCAGTACTTAGTGCCGTAATGCAAGAGCTACAACTAGAGGAGCCTCCAAGACCAGATGATACTGCTGATGCATTAGCGGTAGCTCTCACCGGATGGCTTTATAGTGGTAGCATTAGCTAA
- a CDS encoding magnesium chelatase ATPase subunit I, producing MKQSTTEQDTESVRATSQRRIFPFSAIIGQEEMKLALLLNVIDPRIGGVMIMGDRGTGKSTTVRALADLLPDIEVVTADPYNSSPIDPDLQSAEVRQQLDQGVLPVTEKCQVPMVDLPLGATEDRLCGSINIEKALSEGTRAFEPGLLAKANRGLLYVDEVNLLDDHLVDVLLDAAASGWNTVEREGVSVRHPARFVLIGSGNPEEGELRPQLLDRFGMSVEVRTVRDPEMRVQVVDQRTTFDKDPEAFTIALQTNQDALQKRLVEAQERLPQVSVDEDLRLRISAVCGELDIDGLRGDIVTNRAARALAAFEGKIEVDEEDVARVACSCLRHRLRKDPLEQVDSGSRVVKVFCKVFECSESSDSMKFELALTT from the coding sequence GTGAAACAATCCACCACAGAGCAGGATACAGAGTCCGTGAGAGCCACAAGCCAACGCAGAATCTTTCCCTTCAGTGCTATTATTGGCCAAGAAGAGATGAAACTAGCATTACTACTCAACGTAATTGACCCACGTATCGGCGGTGTAATGATTATGGGAGATCGTGGTACTGGTAAATCCACTACTGTTCGTGCGTTAGCGGACCTCTTACCAGATATAGAAGTGGTTACTGCTGATCCTTACAATAGCTCACCTATAGACCCTGATCTGCAAAGCGCGGAGGTACGCCAACAGTTGGATCAGGGAGTATTGCCTGTCACTGAGAAATGTCAGGTGCCGATGGTAGATTTACCTCTTGGCGCTACTGAAGATCGCCTTTGCGGCTCAATCAACATCGAGAAAGCCTTAAGTGAGGGCACTCGCGCCTTCGAGCCAGGTTTGCTAGCAAAAGCTAACCGTGGTCTTCTCTATGTAGATGAAGTCAATCTACTTGATGACCATCTTGTTGACGTCCTGCTTGATGCTGCAGCCTCAGGCTGGAATACCGTAGAACGTGAAGGCGTGTCCGTCCGTCATCCAGCACGGTTTGTGTTGATTGGGTCAGGTAATCCAGAAGAAGGAGAACTCCGGCCACAACTTCTCGACCGCTTTGGCATGAGTGTAGAGGTCCGAACTGTTCGCGATCCAGAAATGAGAGTACAAGTAGTAGATCAACGAACTACCTTCGATAAAGATCCTGAGGCTTTCACTATAGCGCTTCAAACTAATCAAGATGCCTTGCAAAAGCGGTTAGTGGAAGCCCAGGAACGACTGCCTCAAGTCTCAGTTGACGAGGATTTGCGCTTACGCATATCTGCTGTATGTGGTGAGCTAGACATCGACGGATTGCGTGGTGACATTGTCACTAACCGGGCAGCTCGGGCACTAGCTGCATTTGAAGGAAAAATTGAGGTAGATGAGGAAGATGTAGCCCGTGTAGCATGTTCATGTCTTAGACATCGTCTACGCAAGGACCCACTAGAGCAAGTTGATTCAGGGAGTCGTGTCGTGAAGGTGTTCTGTAAGGTCTTTGAATGTAGCGAGAGCAGTGACAGCATGAAATTTGAGTTGGCTCTGACAACTTGA
- a CDS encoding PKHD-type hydroxylase, which yields MDYLVIPLLDSKSLQYVHSRLINNTVDWHDGRITAGNHAIDLKSNEQLYPSSPTAKDCESLIHKVILSNHLVKSYALIQRVHGLMFTRTGCNGGYGWHVDNPFISSGRRDLSFTIFISPIGDYEGGSLSFQSSGRQESFKLEAGEMILYPSSMLHSVRPVTCGERLVCVGWIQSYVRSVEDRLLLFELEAAARGLLLNHGRSDELDLIFQVYSNAVRRLAS from the coding sequence ATGGATTACTTAGTTATCCCCTTACTGGATTCTAAATCTCTTCAGTATGTGCATTCGCGGCTTATTAATAATACTGTTGATTGGCACGATGGACGAATTACAGCCGGCAATCACGCTATAGATCTTAAGTCAAATGAGCAGCTCTATCCTAGCTCGCCAACAGCTAAAGATTGCGAATCGCTTATCCATAAAGTTATTCTCTCAAACCATCTTGTCAAGAGTTATGCATTGATTCAGAGAGTTCATGGCCTTATGTTCACGCGAACTGGCTGCAATGGCGGATATGGTTGGCATGTCGACAACCCATTCATTTCTTCAGGGCGTAGGGACCTATCTTTCACCATATTCATCAGTCCTATTGGTGATTATGAGGGAGGCAGCTTATCTTTTCAATCTTCAGGGCGCCAAGAGAGCTTCAAATTAGAGGCTGGAGAAATGATTCTTTATCCAAGCTCAATGCTACACAGCGTTAGGCCTGTTACGTGTGGTGAGCGTCTAGTTTGCGTAGGCTGGATCCAAAGCTACGTAAGGTCTGTAGAAGATCGCTTGCTACTTTTTGAGCTTGAAGCTGCTGCGCGAGGCCTTTTACTCAACCATGGCCGGTCTGACGAGCTGGACTTGATCTTTCAGGTATATTCTAACGCGGTTCGTCGTCTAGCTAGCTAA
- a CDS encoding MFS transporter: protein MLKPVNWWFQFPLALRQVVKVRFLASLGAGGVVYMTPLIFHQANLSASEIGQGLAASAIIGFVSRLSCGLFLDRGLACSWPICLAGILSIFANFVLVHAVEFANYLGGQLLIGMAAGFYFPAIELSVPLSCSNFPPRRGYALARSADALGIAMGTSAGVIASSLSIIRAVYIIEIITASITILILGRRPLTDKRADIAQLQAGDNSKDKCFSTRPSQNWLLPLLPIFALTIVVTATITLRQSALPLDLVHGSLERPPLSVTWSGALVALQLGILVLLQWPVGSWVAQRNLHFGLGIGLAALGIGSMLIALSSLYSRGLMLILVAELLLAFGEAAFLPTATDAIIRKAPIEFQGLAMALFSQCFAISASTVPLFAGVLLDIQGNGLLLWLSAAIICILMLPILGSIKSSATLLSIPD, encoded by the coding sequence ATGCTGAAACCTGTAAACTGGTGGTTTCAGTTTCCCCTAGCCCTGCGGCAGGTGGTGAAAGTTCGCTTCTTAGCCTCGCTTGGGGCGGGTGGTGTCGTCTATATGACACCGTTAATCTTTCACCAAGCTAATCTTTCTGCTAGCGAGATAGGTCAAGGGCTAGCAGCCTCAGCAATTATCGGTTTTGTATCACGGCTCTCGTGCGGACTTTTTCTTGACCGTGGGTTGGCTTGCTCTTGGCCAATTTGTTTGGCGGGAATCCTATCCATATTTGCTAATTTTGTGCTTGTACATGCTGTAGAATTCGCCAACTATTTGGGAGGACAGTTATTAATAGGTATGGCGGCGGGTTTCTACTTTCCAGCAATCGAATTGTCTGTGCCGCTGAGCTGTAGTAATTTTCCACCTAGGCGTGGCTATGCTCTGGCTCGTAGTGCTGATGCTTTAGGAATTGCGATGGGTACCTCCGCAGGCGTAATTGCCTCAAGTCTAAGTATAATTCGCGCTGTTTACATTATTGAGATTATTACTGCATCAATAACAATTCTGATACTCGGTCGTCGACCACTTACTGATAAGCGCGCTGATATAGCACAGTTGCAAGCAGGAGATAATAGTAAAGATAAGTGTTTTTCAACACGGCCAAGCCAGAATTGGCTATTGCCGCTATTGCCAATATTTGCCTTAACTATAGTGGTAACTGCCACAATCACTCTTCGACAGAGTGCTTTGCCTCTCGATCTAGTGCATGGCAGCCTAGAACGGCCTCCTTTAAGTGTGACTTGGAGTGGTGCCTTGGTAGCCTTGCAGTTAGGTATACTTGTACTGTTGCAGTGGCCAGTAGGGAGTTGGGTAGCCCAGCGAAATCTTCACTTCGGTCTAGGGATCGGCCTAGCAGCCCTTGGCATAGGATCTATGCTAATTGCACTATCAAGCCTCTACTCTAGAGGCTTGATGCTGATATTAGTTGCTGAATTGTTATTAGCTTTCGGAGAAGCTGCTTTTCTACCAACTGCTACTGATGCTATCATTAGAAAGGCACCAATAGAGTTTCAAGGTTTGGCCATGGCATTGTTCTCTCAATGTTTTGCTATTAGTGCAAGCACTGTACCTTTATTTGCAGGTGTACTACTCGACATTCAAGGAAATGGCTTGCTACTCTGGCTGTCGGCAGCTATAATCTGCATTTTAATGCTGCCAATACTTGGCAGCATTAAAAGTAGTGCCACATTATTGTCTATTCCTGACTAA